The Cydia splendana chromosome 2, ilCydSple1.2, whole genome shotgun sequence nucleotide sequence GTTGTTATTACTGAAATTGAAAAGCACCTGTACATGGCCCAAAAGTACACCAGCATTTTGAACGTTCCGTCATCGCACAGCTAAACGAACTGAGATTCGGTCAATTTGATGCCAATTTGTCGCCGCGGGGTGAGGTAATTCAATTAGGGTTAGGGTCGGGGTGGAGAGTGGACATCCTGGCGTGACGTCTATAAAATTTAAAGAGATAAGAGTAACAGAATAAGGCGCGTTGTTGATTAATTTGCGCAATCGGGTAATTAATGTGTGATCTACTAACAACACCATCTATATTCATTAATCTAAAACCTAGATGACTTGCGCGGTCCACAGGTGATAAGATATGCGATCAATTAAATAGTTCCCAGTGCACCCGATAGAAGGCGCTGTAATAAACAAGCAATAATAAGGACTAGGTTTTAGGTACATACTTCACTTACCCAAAATAGAGCATATTATGCTGATTTGTGTACTTTATGTTCTGCATCAACTATCAACGAGCCAATATTTGGAAAAAGTGTAAGTAAGTACAGTTAGCATTACGAGTAAGTATCTGCGACCCTCGATATTTGATTAGAAATATATCTTGGCAGTTTGCGTTCAAAGATATTTGCAGCAGTTTAATTTTATAGTTCTTTGTATACAGACATTATGTATTTGTTACAAAAAGTGTAACAAAAAGTATTTGTTAAGTTACAGGGAATAGATACTTTAACCGCAGGGTCTGATAcgcgacgctgactgtaccacaGAACAACTGATATTACTCGCGCAGTTGACGCTTATATATGCTGGCACCGCAAAGCGATATGCTAGTAAGAATGTCTAAACCTTGAAACATACATAAAAACCTGTACCCGCGACACAAACAGCCGCAGTGTGCCCATGCTAGTCGCTCCTACTCAATGACTCACAAAGGCCCGAAAGTCTTTCAGTGTTATCAgtccaaaaatatataacaaaATTCCAAATGtatataaggtttactcgggtaattccgaatgtcgaaaactgtcggataattccgaaagagacttttattatgatggaattaagggtgattttcatctgaatttcggaattatccgacattcggtaatacccgaatacaccttatgtAACAAATGTACCTACGTgacaagtaaaatatttttgtaccaATAAAGAAACCTAACTGAACTGTTTTTACTAGCCTATAATAGTGTACCACTGCTAGGCAAAGTCCTGCCCTCTTTTCCGTCATTTGGGCCTAGGACTAGCCTATCAAATGTCTCCCGTTATTCTTTACAAAATGTAtcaaggtcgtcccgccatctccgttttggtCTTCCTCTACCCCACAATCCATCCTGTGGGATCCAGCCTTTGGTTAGTTTGACCCAGTGTTCCGGATGCGTAAACAAAGTACGTGTATGATGGTAATGGTAACATACGAAAAAAACGAACCTATCTGCATTCAGCCTGTCCAATTGAGATTGGTCAAAGTCTGCTTTGCAGCATGGCCACTTCTTCACTTGTTGTAAATACCGATTAAGGCATTTCGTGTGCACCGCTCTTCCACATGCGGGTACTGGGCAATTGTAACCCTGAAATAATTAAAGTTAAGTCAAAATCAATAAAATTCCGGGCGCTAGCTATACTATATGTGATGCGCAGCTTCAACCTCGAATGCTACGCCATAATATTTACATCAATAGCATTGAGATATTAGATATGGATCAACTTTTATTGCTGATATTCTGTATATGCAGGAGAAAAGAGTAGCATAGTTTATTAGAAGAAATGTTATACTACGTTCTAATAATATGGTATAAAGTGACCCAGGCGACCATAGGTATCCATGgcaaccaaagacatatgtaactccgtataagatgaataaagtctaagaaaaaaacgtgcctcggaaatcaagaaaaagtcattctcggatagatggcgcacacacctttggcctatggtcggctagatggcgttgcgacaccgtttcatatttaacaattttaacacataggtatcagtgaatgaacatgggtcaaaatgatataaaaataataaaatcatttatccatatatataaatttttcgatagttttatacgttttcattttgagttttagtcgtgtgtcgatagatggcagtaaatttactgtgactacaaaatttactatgacaggacccctctatactatctattctctttgatggcaacaaatgacaaaaaaaaaatgattcacCCTTCTACAGGTTTAGCATGTTTTTAGCTTTTATTACCTATTGCTCTTTACCTTATCTACgtcataaagctttattatgaATCAAGAAATAACTGTTAATATTTTGCTTTAGCGTCAGAGGCATATACATCCGTCATCATTTGCAATCAAAATAAAGCATGGTAAATTTAGGGTTATAAGAAATTTCACTTAggatgtaggtaagtatgattACCTACATATCATTAATAGGACAATGAGTGAATATAGTACACAGTTTTCAGTTTCGGTGctgtaaataggtattttttctgAGATTGTGGTAATAACAGTACACaccaaaaataaatactttagtaACATACATACTTAGACTATGCACAATGCCTTGGTGCACAAAATAACGACCTCATGTGGTCGCGACCATTagtcatgaggaatcgaggaagaaGAGACCTAAGTACTTATCAAAATTCTTATATCGTGCCCTCAAATACCTACCCTGAAGACAATTTTCTTGCACAGAAAGCATTCATCAATGGCGTCTGGCATATTTTCCCGAAGATAGCTCTCAAACTCGTGGATAGCCCTAATGCCCAGAAGATAGTTGTTATTATTCTGATCTTTGTCCAAATAGCGCATGCGGCACCAAGTATCGAGTAGTTtctggaaagtagttaaataatCAATTAATTCATGTATTAAATCATGTGTCGTTGACAAGAGTTGCCAAATTAAGTTGTATTTATGAATGGTGTTTTAGTACAACAGGCTCAACTGGGATacttacaacttttaaaaagtaaaGAGTCAGATGGAGAGCCTATTCTTTTTTTGGAAGTTGGTTAATAATACGATCAACATGAGTGTTGAAACCACGTTTTGTCACCTAGTCTAGTTCAACCTATTTGGTAGTGATTGCCTACAAAACTGTTGGACTTGGGTTTGAATCCCCATAAATCATGTATTTGTGTGATAAGCATAGATAAGTATAATTTCTGTATGCCCACAAGCCTTACTAAATTAGTGTAAGTATTCTGCCTGTTAGGCTATCctaaaattgtatattatttaatattgtaacatcccaATAAGTCCTAGTTCCCTCTTGAGCCATGGCAAAAAGCCGAGATGATGATTTAATATTGctacattaacacattcagggccaagaacctgACTGTCGGGTATACTGTTAGTAGcaactacgcgctccatacggcgaaaccgtagctacgcgctacgagcgttacccgtagcacttagtggcaatgaatgtgttaattcaATAATATAAGAAAGTTTTGGAAACGAGGAAGACAAATAAgagcctcccgactgcccaatggtccTCTATCTCCCCCACACTTACCTGTCCATCTGTTTTAGTAAAGGAAGATTTTAATCCATTCACCATATTCATGGCATGAATCCCAGTGATCTGTCTTGTTTCTGTGCTCATTATCTCCTCAATCAAGAGCCTGTAGTACTCGAGTTCTGTAGCGGAAAAAATATTCTGTGCTTTGGACGCTGCATCATGACCAAGTGACATGAATATAACTACTTGCTCATTTGTAAGTTCATCGTCAGctattttaatttgctgttgTAGTGCTCTTATCTCATCATTTATTTCTTTTACCAGGTCTTCTATTGTTGCTTCATTATTGTCTGAAAATAAAAGTTGTAAATGTTGAACAAATTTTGTCACAGTATAATCTTAATTTATAGTTAGGGGCTCCCACATTCACACAATCAAGGGCCCTATAAAGGGTTAATTTGATTGTAAATGTTGTCAGAAGAGGGCTTTTCCCGCTGATATGGGAATATTATTCCAGCATACCAAAAGCTGACACAAAAGCTAGTAAGGCTTATCTTTCATACAATACAATTAAACTCATTTGTAGTACAATTTAGTTTCTTAAACACTGTTTACAACTAGTCAGGTTGTTGGGGTTTCCGACAAAAGCCTCCTCTAAAACTTTAATACATTTGACAAAGTGTCAATTTGTCAATAGGTGTCGGCTAGCTAGCCTGGGTATACAGAGCGGGAGCAAGGTAAATTCTGTAGCACGCGTCCGCGCCAGTTAGCGTTActcatattatttttattttaaccctcTATCCGCTTCGTGCAGCCGAGCCAGCTAGCCTGAAGACTTCTTATGTTTTTAAGAAGACTAGCTGCCCACGAATTAAACCATGCTAAGGCAATTTTGATAAGTCTGACAGAAATGATATAACAGAATGGAAGGCCTCTTCATGGGCACCTGAGCGGCTAGATATAGCAGCAGTCTCTCATGTCGTAACTTTCAAATTGTATATAAAACGATATGAAAGATACAGACCATCAAATTTGTTTACTACTTGCTGAGTTTCATCAAATGTTAGCACTCCCCGGCTAGCTATGGTTCTTAGTAAGAATCTATGCACCCTGCCGTAGGCCATATTGATCTTCACGACGCTTAAAGAAATTATACacagattattaatattacttaTAAATTTTCCGGAACAATAGATACATTAATCAAATTTAATCTTTACCAATTTGTTTTGCTTTGTAATGCAATGcatgaaaaacaaaatatatgttTTTGATTTAGCGTCTAACTCAAAAGATCTAACTCGGCGGGCAATTTGACACTGACGTCACTAACGGTGGCACTTTGACATTGACACTTAAATCCAAAgagtatatttttttcttctaaAAGGGCTTACAGATCATTACAGATGCATCAACTTGCTTACAATATAGCTTGGCAAAAAGAGTagaaaaagtggcaacattgtagtgtcgtccctttcaaacaaatttatataagaaaacgggacgacactacagtgctgccactttttaatttctactcttttttgccaagctatACAAATGCATCAATTTGAAACGATGAATCTGGGCAACTACGATATAATTATACGTAAgtatgtagagttagaccagtgccctgtttatcaaaagcttgtaatacaAGGTGGaaatccctttctaacaaacgctatcaaaaagggacttccacttgtattatgCCGGCTACACACGTCACTACAAATCGTAACgattaaactgtgcagtccgattTGCGCAGTTTTATTTACCGTGCGACAAATCgttgtcgattatcgttcatcggccgatgtgtcggaagccggtgttgctcgaagttcaTCGGTGACAGTtgcaaattatattaaataaatcgtTGTCGATGCGTTTGCACAGTTTTATCGTTGCGTGTGGATGGCGATCGGTCATTTCGGCAGtaccaaagagtataataatatatgtatagtaaaagagagccaactcgcgagtaaatgtcaaaaaacgtCGACACTAACGCTCCTAGCGGATTTTTGTCACAAACCTTTACGTATGTGTGCGTGGCACACATGCATAGTAGTAATAAAGACTATGGCGCCTTTTTCCTTGACCGTAAACAGTGAACTACAATGAGGGTTCCATTCTTTCACCTTCTTACAAAGCAATCACGTGAAAAATGAATACACCTCATTGTAGTGCACTGTACACGGTcaaggaaaaaggcgccaatatattatgtactataataCATATTCATTCAGTGACGATTTACTACCTAGAccagtattttataaatgttcataccaaagaatattttagtcgcaaaagtaaaaacacgatgtgtaaaaatatcatttatttttcattacttacatgcgtaacaaaccaaaaaaatattttctaagggttccacttattataataaattagttCGAAATAATACAAATCCACTATTAAAACTTGAACTTAAATTTGACTAGCTAGCACGAGCCACGAAGCATTGATGCGTTTTGGTGTCATGTTGTTTTAATTCGCACAGCCTAAAAGGCAATAACGTTTCTTTCTCCCAGGCGCACTCATTTTCATCAATTTATAGTGATTAtactataaattattaattaaaattacaaaaaattagaATCTTCTGTTTGacttttatagtttgacggttactatgttttttgttttaacgttTCCTTTCACGTAAGGCACTTGGCGAAACTATTTAGTTAAATGTtcttaataaaaacgattatattattttaatataaatacaattatattaagacgattaaaaaatgtgaggtacctaaattactgaaaatattaaacgtttcatACTTGAAACggaatttgtgataaaaatgcaaagacaaattttttttcttcttaacaattatggcctggatgcgtgTTTTTTAAGACATCACAGACAAAGCGGTGACACCATCTAGTTGATTTACATGGAAGCATCAGGTGAGGAAATGTTGCTGTAAACATAATGCTGACTGCGCTAGTTTCCATATATAAGGTACCCCTCTTTGAAGTTTCGCCCCCCTGGGCAGTACTTCACGTAGCTTGCTTGTGTGCGCACGTTCGTTCTTCAAGTAAATAATGAAAAATgtaatgaaaaatataaaaatgaatCCATATTTCTCTTGGTCACGGCATCACGCGTGAACGGCTGGACCAATTTCGCTTATTCCTTTTGTCTTAAAAgtagtaacagactatcgcaccggtccgcgaccttggtgcggtgcggagcatttatcgatagtgtgtaagcttccatcgcacataattattattaacccTACAATGCATGACTTTTTTGTTttgagaaataaaattatatatgataaatatatgtatttacttttagggaaaaataataaaaaaaaaaatttagtgtGTTCCATATGTGGAACTTCATGCATTAAGGTATAGAGTATATACATACAGAAATATATGGCACATTTTCCTTTTTATATGTTCCGTTTCTTTTTATAATGCTATCAACAGTTTTTATGGTTGTGGATTGCTTTTAAGTGACTTTTATGGATTTAGCGACCTCGTATGATGTTTTTGatgagatttttgtatttttacatttttacttagtcCTGATGAGGCCAACTTGGAGCTCTAGTGGTGATGTATAACCAGCATCAGCATTACCAATGAATATGCAAAACTTATGGTGTTGTAGGTGGATTTTACAGAATCAGAGTGTAGGACGTGTAGGTGATCATTGAACACATTGGTGACCTATTATTGAACTTGATGCCAACTCCGAAATTCTGATTGGTGAAACTTATTATAAACTAGAACACAACTCCATGTGTTCTAGTTTATAATAAGTCCTATGTAACTGGCGTCAGGTCAACTAACTCAGGACATACCGATCGATTATTTTATGAATCGCTAAATTCTTCACAGGCCTGATTTATGGTTGGCCGCAATATTTCAAACTGAAATTTACTATCGTCACCCGAAGATCCCATCATCCAGATCCCGATCGTCTTTACTTGCAAAGGATTGATAAATAATGCTCATTATCCGCATCCCGTAAGGATTACTTTAGCATCATCTAAaaactatacataattattaatctaATCAGCTGTTATCAGCTCTAAAAAAAGGTTAACGATTTTGAGCCTTATGCCTTGGGCAGAAGTTCTCAAATGTGTACATATTTTAACGTGAGTGTGCCGTAAAACCATAAATAACCGTTCCTACAGATTACGCCATATTAAAACTTATGCCAACGTCTTAAAGACTCTGACATGTGCAAGCATTCCTCACTTGTTTTGTATAAGCAATATGAACCTCAATGCATGGTGTACCATATCGGGAACGTTTGAAAAATAGTGCTCGACGTTATCTAAACAttgcaaaactataaaattaaacttaccattgaataatacatactttaacagtcacaatatatattttttcttgttgTTTAACTTTAAAACGATTTTGTTGTCGCACTTCGAAACTTGTCAAAACTGATTTTGGCACCAACTGCCGAAATTTGATCGATCACGCGACACCTTGGATATTTAATGCTACCTAgcggcaacacgtcgaactatTGTAGTAGCCTTGAATGTAAAGTAACCTTCAAAGTATAACAGATGTCGCTGCCTACCTTATTCTTGACACAATTCACACATATTTCGGTTGTGCCATATTTATATGGAACTGTATCCATTGTAGGGTTAATAGCGGTGCGGTGGGCATGCACGTCGCAGTAACCGGCTTTAACCGCGAACATCAAAGTTGGtaaatttcgagcaactatctctgtcactctaaatacgccttaattggagtaaaagagaaagataccCGAAAGTCgcaaacttcggtgttcgctgTAGGCCCTCAGCTCAGCAGCTGTCCTGAAACAGGAGGGAGAGAAGTTTTCTCCAAAAAACGTTAGATAGCTGTACCTACTCTATTTTGTTTGAACGATTTGTAGAAGGTATGTTACTTTCTCCTTATCGTATGcattttataggtacttatatttatacttacgagtaaattatataaaattaaaactaaacattaTTTAGGCTACAGAACAGCGTGGCTCTGTTGAGTAAGTCCTGAACTTTGATATACACGTAAACATATTTCATTATCCGGAAACAGGCCAATAAAAAGAGTAAACGTTAAACGGTGGATAACTACCTATTCCAGCCGCGAGCATCGCTGTTCTATTAAAGTCCTAATTGCTTTTCGCTCCCCTAATTACTTGCGTCCTGCGCCGAGCTCTCTTATCAATTATGTCTCTGTACCACTGACCACGGTGTGTTTCCAGCGGAAACTAGAACAGAGTACAAATTCGAGTAGTGTGAAAGGAATAAAATGACATCATCCGACTCCAACtctaaggccccattcgcacgacagcttaaaaagcgttgcgttaaaacccgacgttggcgcttttttaccgtttccaatatttgtgttcatatgaacgcttaaaaatcacttgtgagtcgtactgccacgtacgcatctcagaaaagccatacttttttgctattactactaatatagcttgaatatttcaggaatttgtaagcataagttgacatttttaaggtgaaactaataataatcttgacgattgacaccaaaaattgacacttgacagccaactgacagcagcgccggcgctttttcaacgcttgtgagaacagatacacggatttccgtatggtctattcagtttgacgccaacgctcaacgccgaaaatcgatcagtgctcgataaaaaagcgccgcgcttaaaaaccgccttcgtgtgaatacatacatggttatccatttgtgtcattcagacgcttttttaacgcgcgttgataaagctgccgtgcgaatgggggctaagtAAATCTCTAGTACCTAGTatagtattttaatattattaaaatatctcAAAAATTAAGATACTTAGGCCCATTACTATGATTCCATTCCACTGTCATGTTCTACGTATAGTTTGGTATAGTATAAGCAAAACCGCGCCATCTATAGTATAGTGTGTACATATATAATACCGTACGACGCCACCACAGACAAAGTACTGAAAGCAATAACATTTGAAGTGACCCGCGCCACAGTAGCGCCTCTAGCGGTGAATCTCACTCGCGATCGGTACCGTGTGTAGATCCCTTAAAAAAGAGCAACAGCGCGTACGCCGACCAATGAGCGAGCGGCGGGCAGTTGCTTCTTGGAGTTTTTCGGTTTGGCAATGGCAGAATATCAAATCAAAGCACAGAATAGATAATAGTACtcccgtacagaaaggaaacttcctacaaaaccgaagtttgacagcggttcagggtcgaatcatgctgtccctttctaa carries:
- the LOC134805306 gene encoding non-structural maintenance of chromosomes element 1 homolog isoform X1; this translates as MAYGRVHRFLLRTIASRGVLTFDETQQVVNKFDDNNEATIEDLVKEINDEIRALQQQIKIADDELTNEQVVIFMSLGHDAASKAQNIFSATELEYYRLLIEEIMSTETRQITGIHAMNMVNGLKSSFTKTDGQKLLDTWCRMRYLDKDQNNNNYLLGIRAIHEFESYLRENMPDAIDECFLCKKIVFRGYNCPVPACGRAVHTKCLNRYLQQVKKWPCCKADFDQSQLDRLNADSSRLTQTQVLDQSSQQSAAYDTIAEPSQDLTQEQTQSLFPELSQGLLPEISQDVLDELSQEPIPEEPRRVTRKRKRN
- the LOC134805306 gene encoding non-structural maintenance of chromosomes element 1 homolog isoform X2 — its product is MAYGRVHRFLLRTIASRGVLTFDETQQVVNKFDDNNEATIEDLVKEINDEIRALQQQIKIADDELTNEQVVIFMSLGHDAASKAQNIFSATELEYYRLLIEEIMSTETRQITGIHAMNMVNGLKSSFTKTDGQKLLDTWCRMRYLDKDQNNNNYLLGIRAIHEFESYLRENMPDAIDECFLCKKIVFRGYNCPVPACGRAVHTKCLNRYLQQVKKWPCCKADFDQSQLDRLNADRLTQTQVLDQSSQQSAAYDTIAEPSQDLTQEQTQSLFPELSQGLLPEISQDVLDELSQEPIPEEPRRVTRKRKRN